The following proteins are encoded in a genomic region of Pseudodesulfovibrio mercurii:
- a CDS encoding ABC transporter substrate-binding protein, with the protein MKVSTFKTAGKFSLLVLSLLVAALMLVGCSGEEKKEAAEKAAPAAPEKVTLKLAMDADPVSLDPHVQLSGGMLQFSHLVFDPLVRYDKDMNFVPRLAESWERIDDLTMRFHLRKGVKFHSGNDFTAKDVVFTLDRLKKSDDFKGLFEPFSGAVAVDDYTVDLVTKKPYGLVLNMATYVFPLDSKFYSGTDDKGKAKDAIVKTDYSFANENESGTGPFVVTSREQGVKTVFTRFKDYWNKDTGNVEEIILAPIKNDATRTAALMSGDVDFVMPVPPQDLDRIKSTDGLQLVTMSGSRIITFQLNQKRNPALADTKVRLAMAYAYDNQGVVEKIMNGFATAAGQMSPKGYVGHLDTLVPRYDLDKAKALMAESGYPDGFEATMIAPNNRYVNDEKIAEAFASMMSKIGIKISLKTMPKAQYWDQFDAQVADIQLIGWHSDTEDSGNFYEFLSMCRNSETGYGQYNSGNYCNPKVDELTLAAQTETDPAKRAADLQEVEKIQYDEAGYIPLHWQNLSWASKANMNTEDIVNVMNFPYFGDLVIN; encoded by the coding sequence ATGAAAGTGTCGACGTTCAAAACCGCCGGCAAGTTCTCCCTGCTCGTTCTCTCGCTGCTGGTCGCCGCGCTGATGCTGGTCGGCTGCAGCGGCGAGGAGAAGAAAGAGGCAGCCGAGAAAGCCGCCCCCGCTGCCCCTGAAAAAGTCACCCTCAAGCTCGCCATGGATGCCGATCCGGTATCCCTCGACCCGCATGTCCAGCTGTCCGGCGGCATGCTCCAGTTCTCCCACCTGGTCTTCGATCCGCTCGTCCGCTACGACAAGGACATGAATTTCGTGCCCCGTCTGGCCGAGAGCTGGGAACGCATCGACGACCTGACCATGCGCTTCCATCTGCGCAAGGGCGTCAAGTTCCACTCCGGCAACGACTTCACCGCCAAGGACGTGGTCTTCACCCTCGACCGCCTGAAGAAGTCCGACGACTTCAAGGGTCTCTTCGAGCCCTTCTCCGGCGCCGTGGCCGTTGACGACTACACCGTGGACCTGGTCACCAAGAAGCCTTACGGCCTGGTGCTCAACATGGCCACCTACGTCTTCCCGCTGGACAGCAAGTTCTACAGCGGCACCGACGACAAGGGCAAGGCCAAGGACGCCATCGTCAAGACCGACTACTCCTTCGCCAACGAGAACGAGTCCGGCACCGGTCCCTTCGTGGTCACCAGCCGCGAGCAGGGCGTGAAGACCGTCTTCACCCGGTTCAAGGACTACTGGAACAAGGACACCGGCAACGTCGAGGAGATCATCCTCGCCCCGATCAAGAACGACGCCACCCGCACCGCCGCGCTCATGTCCGGCGACGTGGACTTCGTCATGCCCGTGCCTCCGCAGGACCTGGACCGCATCAAGTCCACCGATGGTCTCCAGCTCGTGACCATGTCCGGCTCGCGCATCATCACCTTCCAGCTGAACCAGAAGCGCAACCCGGCCCTGGCCGACACCAAGGTCCGCCTGGCCATGGCCTACGCCTATGACAACCAGGGCGTGGTCGAGAAGATCATGAACGGCTTCGCCACCGCGGCCGGCCAGATGTCCCCCAAGGGCTACGTCGGCCACCTCGACACCCTGGTGCCCCGCTACGACCTCGACAAGGCCAAGGCCCTGATGGCCGAGTCCGGCTACCCCGACGGCTTCGAGGCGACCATGATCGCCCCGAACAACCGCTACGTGAACGACGAGAAGATCGCCGAGGCCTTCGCCTCCATGATGTCCAAGATCGGCATCAAGATCTCGCTGAAGACCATGCCCAAGGCGCAGTACTGGGATCAGTTCGACGCCCAGGTGGCCGACATCCAGCTGATCGGCTGGCACTCCGACACCGAGGACTCCGGCAACTTCTACGAGTTCCTGTCCATGTGCCGCAACTCCGAGACCGGCTACGGCCAGTACAACTCCGGCAACTACTGCAACCCCAAGGTTGACGAGTTGACCCTGGCCGCCCAGACCGAGACCGATCCGGCCAAGCGCGCCGCCGACCTGCAGGAAGTGGAGAAGATCCAGTACGACGAAGCCGGCTACATCCCGCTGCACTGGCAGAACCTGTCCTGGGCTTCCAAGGCCAACATGAACACCGAAGACATCGTGAACGTCATGAACTTCCCGTACTTCGGCGACCTGGTCATCAACTAA
- a CDS encoding ABC transporter permease, with protein sequence MFAFTVKRILQAVIVMLIISFIGFAIKHNFGDPIRDLVGQRVTASERAEIRERLGLNDPFPVQYVRFLRDALHGDLGQSYFFKKPATEVIVKKAPATLELVFCAAMIIVLLSIPLGIYAAIRPKSLFSRFVMGGSIVGVSMPVFLTAILLIYIFSVELHWLPSYGRGQTVLLFGWWDSGLVTADGLKHLIMPSIALSSIMLPLFIRLIRSEMMEVLESEYVKFAWAKGLKPWRVWLVHAFKNTLLPVITVGGVQLGIMVAFTILTETVFQWQGMGSMFIESVERSDTSLMVAYLVFVGIVFVLVNTLVDIIYGLVNPTVRVAGRQ encoded by the coding sequence ATGTTTGCATTCACCGTAAAGCGAATCCTGCAAGCCGTGATCGTCATGCTGATCATCAGCTTCATCGGGTTCGCCATCAAACACAATTTCGGCGACCCGATCCGCGACCTGGTGGGTCAGCGGGTCACCGCGTCCGAGCGGGCGGAGATCCGCGAGCGCCTCGGCCTGAACGATCCCTTTCCGGTGCAGTACGTGCGCTTCCTGCGCGATGCCCTGCACGGCGACCTGGGCCAGAGCTACTTCTTCAAGAAACCGGCCACCGAGGTCATCGTCAAGAAGGCCCCGGCCACCCTGGAGCTGGTCTTCTGCGCCGCGATGATCATCGTGCTCCTGTCCATCCCGCTGGGCATCTACGCGGCCATCCGGCCCAAGAGCCTCTTTTCCCGGTTCGTCATGGGCGGGTCCATCGTCGGCGTGTCCATGCCCGTCTTTCTCACGGCCATCCTGCTCATCTACATATTTTCCGTGGAGCTGCACTGGCTGCCCTCCTACGGCCGGGGGCAGACCGTGCTCCTGTTCGGCTGGTGGGACAGCGGCCTGGTCACGGCGGACGGCCTCAAGCACCTGATCATGCCGTCCATCGCCCTGTCCTCGATCATGCTCCCGCTATTCATCCGGCTCATCCGCTCCGAAATGATGGAGGTCCTGGAGAGCGAATACGTCAAGTTCGCCTGGGCCAAGGGCCTCAAGCCCTGGCGCGTCTGGCTGGTCCACGCCTTCAAGAACACCCTGCTGCCGGTCATCACCGTGGGCGGCGTGCAGCTCGGCATCATGGTGGCCTTCACCATCCTGACCGAGACCGTGTTCCAGTGGCAGGGCATGGGCTCCATGTTCATCGAGTCCGTGGAGCGGTCCGACACCTCGCTCATGGTCGCCTACCTGGTCTTCGTGGGCATCGTCTTCGTGCTCGTGAACACGCTGGTGGACATCATCTACGGCCTGGTCAACCCCACGGTCCGCGTGGCAGGGAGGCAGTAG
- a CDS encoding ABC transporter permease gives MRSRWQRFKDSYMLYSFLRDPMAMTCFVILAVLFVTAFAAPIIAPHDPYNTKTIDIMNAQLPPIWEHGGNSDFLLGTDAQGRDMLSTMLYGMRVSIIIGIGAVCLQAFLGIVVGLLSGYIKRLDNILMRIADVQLSFSTYMVAIFIGAIVQTAFGVAGYDRVAVPLIIVIIGLAEWPQYARTVRASVLAERKKEYVEAARVIGLSKSRIMWRHILPNTLSPVLVISTVQVANAIMSEAALSFLGLGMPVTKPSLGSLITAGFEYIFSGSWWITIFPGILLVSLILVINLLGDWVRDFLNPKLYKG, from the coding sequence ATGAGATCCCGCTGGCAACGCTTCAAAGACTCGTACATGCTCTACAGCTTCCTGCGCGACCCCATGGCCATGACCTGCTTCGTCATCCTGGCCGTGCTCTTCGTCACGGCCTTCGCCGCGCCGATCATCGCGCCGCACGACCCCTACAACACCAAGACCATCGACATCATGAACGCCCAGCTCCCGCCCATCTGGGAGCACGGCGGCAACTCCGACTTCCTGCTCGGCACCGACGCCCAGGGCCGGGACATGCTCTCGACCATGCTCTACGGCATGCGCGTGTCCATCATTATCGGCATCGGCGCGGTCTGTCTCCAGGCCTTCCTCGGCATCGTGGTCGGCCTGCTCTCCGGATACATCAAGCGGCTGGACAACATCCTCATGCGCATCGCCGACGTCCAGCTCTCGTTCTCCACCTACATGGTGGCCATCTTCATCGGCGCCATCGTCCAGACCGCCTTCGGCGTGGCCGGGTACGACCGGGTCGCCGTGCCCCTGATCATCGTCATCATCGGCCTGGCCGAATGGCCGCAATACGCCCGCACCGTCCGCGCCTCGGTGCTGGCCGAGCGCAAGAAGGAATACGTGGAGGCGGCCCGGGTCATCGGCCTGTCCAAGTCCCGGATCATGTGGCGGCACATCCTGCCCAACACGCTCTCCCCGGTCCTCGTCATCTCCACGGTCCAGGTGGCCAACGCCATCATGAGCGAGGCGGCCCTGTCCTTCCTGGGACTGGGCATGCCCGTGACCAAGCCCTCGCTGGGATCCCTGATCACCGCCGGTTTCGAGTACATCTTCTCCGGCTCCTGGTGGATCACCATCTTCCCCGGCATCCTGCTGGTCAGCCTGATCCTGGTCATCAACCTCCTGGGCGACTGGGTCCGGGACTTCCTCAACCCCAAACTCTACAAGGGGTAA
- a CDS encoding ABC transporter ATP-binding protein, with amino-acid sequence MEKLIDIKNLRVDFALRAGRVRAVRDVSLVINKGERLGIVGESGAGKSVLGFSLINLISKPGKITGGQILFDGRDLTKLNADQMRHIRGNEISMIFQDPMMTLNPVLTIGTQMKETILAHMDVSDKEAEAICLDKLRKVYIPSPEKRLKQYPHEFSGGMRQRIVIAISLLTSPKLIIADEPTTALDVTIQAEIMDLLLELCEKENMGLILITHDLAVVSEVTQRIAVLYAGKVVELGAARELIENPQHPYTKGLIQALPQMAGGAKRLNQIPGMMPSLLNMPKGCPFEPRCTVSCERCKTEIPKLHELGNGTQVACFMCEGGE; translated from the coding sequence GTGGAAAAACTCATCGACATCAAGAACCTGCGCGTTGACTTCGCCCTACGCGCCGGCAGGGTCCGGGCCGTGCGCGACGTCAGCCTGGTGATCAACAAGGGCGAACGGCTGGGCATCGTCGGCGAGTCCGGCGCGGGCAAGTCCGTGCTCGGCTTCTCGCTCATCAACCTCATCTCCAAGCCCGGCAAGATCACCGGCGGCCAAATTCTCTTCGACGGCCGCGACCTGACCAAGCTCAACGCGGACCAGATGCGCCACATCCGGGGCAACGAGATCTCCATGATCTTCCAGGACCCCATGATGACGCTCAATCCGGTGCTGACCATCGGCACCCAGATGAAGGAGACCATCCTGGCCCACATGGACGTCTCGGACAAGGAAGCCGAGGCCATCTGCCTGGACAAGCTGCGCAAGGTCTACATCCCCTCTCCGGAGAAGCGGCTCAAGCAGTATCCGCACGAATTCTCCGGCGGCATGCGCCAGCGCATTGTCATCGCCATCTCGCTGTTGACCAGCCCCAAGCTGATCATCGCGGACGAGCCGACCACGGCGCTGGACGTGACCATCCAGGCCGAGATCATGGACCTGCTCCTGGAGCTCTGCGAAAAGGAGAACATGGGGCTCATCCTGATCACCCACGACCTGGCCGTGGTCTCCGAGGTGACCCAGCGCATCGCCGTGCTCTACGCGGGCAAGGTGGTCGAACTCGGGGCGGCCAGAGAACTCATCGAGAACCCGCAGCATCCCTACACCAAGGGGCTCATCCAGGCCCTGCCGCAGATGGCGGGCGGGGCGAAGCGGCTCAACCAGATCCCCGGCATGATGCCCTCGCTGCTGAACATGCCCAAGGGATGCCCCTTCGAGCCGCGCTGCACCGTGAGCTGCGAGCGGTGCAAGACCGAAATTCCCAAACTCCATGAACTCGGGAACGGCACCCAGGTCGCCTGTTTCATGTGCGAAGGAGGCGAGTAG
- a CDS encoding ABC transporter ATP-binding protein, translating into MSAILEVKDIDKHFDISGSVIDQLRFTGGRIHRRKTVVKAVNSVSLDVQAGETLSVVGESGCGKSTLARTVMGLYRPNKGEIHYRGARIDNLSSHRMLPYRTKMQMVFQDPYASLNPRMTVRQILEEPVRFHNPNMNRDEVSDRVAEVMRQVGVDPVWATNFPHEFSGGQRQRISIARALVLDPEFIAADEPIAALDVSIQAQILNLLMDAQEQRGLTYLFISHDLSVVEHISNRVLVMYLGCVCELASAKELFSNPKHPYTRALLSAIPKLGGKAGGHVKLSGDVPTPINLPTGCVFHGRCQYADERCSREIPKQHTLANGTVVACHGVEEGRI; encoded by the coding sequence ATGAGTGCCATCCTCGAAGTCAAGGACATCGATAAACACTTCGACATATCGGGCTCGGTCATCGACCAGCTGCGCTTCACCGGCGGCCGGATTCACCGCCGGAAGACCGTGGTCAAGGCGGTCAACAGCGTCTCCCTGGACGTCCAGGCCGGCGAGACCCTGAGCGTGGTCGGCGAGTCCGGCTGCGGCAAGTCCACCCTGGCCCGCACGGTCATGGGGCTGTACCGGCCCAACAAGGGCGAAATACACTACCGGGGGGCGCGCATCGACAACCTCAGCTCCCACAGGATGCTCCCCTACCGGACCAAGATGCAGATGGTCTTCCAGGACCCCTACGCCTCCCTCAATCCGCGCATGACCGTGCGTCAGATACTGGAGGAGCCGGTCCGCTTCCACAACCCGAACATGAACCGCGACGAAGTCAGCGACCGCGTGGCCGAGGTCATGCGCCAGGTGGGCGTGGACCCGGTCTGGGCGACCAACTTCCCGCACGAGTTCTCCGGCGGCCAGCGCCAGCGCATCTCCATCGCCCGCGCCCTGGTCCTGGACCCGGAATTCATCGCGGCCGACGAACCCATCGCGGCGCTCGACGTGTCCATCCAGGCCCAGATTCTCAACCTGCTCATGGATGCCCAGGAGCAGCGCGGCCTGACCTACCTGTTCATCAGCCACGACCTGAGCGTGGTCGAGCACATCTCCAACCGCGTGCTGGTCATGTACCTCGGCTGCGTCTGCGAACTGGCCTCGGCCAAGGAGCTGTTCTCCAACCCGAAGCATCCCTACACCCGGGCCCTGCTGTCGGCCATCCCCAAGCTCGGCGGCAAGGCCGGGGGCCACGTCAAGCTTTCCGGCGACGTGCCCACCCCCATCAACCTGCCCACGGGCTGCGTCTTCCACGGCCGGTGCCAATATGCCGACGAGCGCTGCTCGCGGGAAATTCCCAAGCAGCACACCCTGGCCAATGGCACGGTGGTCGCCTGCCACGGCGTGGAGGAAGGCCGGATATAG
- a CDS encoding FAD-dependent oxidoreductase — protein sequence MSQHVVVIGGVALGPKAACRFKRLEPESRVTMIDQTAMISYGGCGIPYYVSGDVSDASELSTTSFHMLRDPKFFKEVKGVDARILTKATRIDRENKCVEVENVATGEKACIAYDKLVIATGASPRRLGLPGEDLKGVNYVANPGDATRIREAISKGEVSNAVIIGAGFIGLEMAEAFADMWGVETSVVEITGQIMPRLVSPTLATMGRKHMEENGITFYFGETVKALEGEDGVVKRVVTDKRVLDADAVIISAGVIPNSDLARDAGLAVHERGGVYVDEFMRTNDPDIYAGGDCCIVRNLITGKDAFLPLGSMANRQGRIIGTNLAGGSSKFDGVVGSFVVKLFETSMAGTGMSLESAKAAGFDAMSVLLIQLDRAHFYPTKELMTLEMTVDKATRRVLGVQGFGSSGDAMVGRINAVAALLKSAPTIDDVSNMELAYSPPFAAAMDILNTLANLADNALNGINRGVGPAGFKELWDNRDKDACFFLDCREKGDADPFVERNPGCWHNVPQGEIYDRLDEIPRDRPIVLVCNTGARSYEAQIMLDDKGYKDVTNIHGGMAAIKKYGVDF from the coding sequence ATGTCTCAGCACGTTGTTGTCATCGGCGGTGTGGCCCTCGGCCCCAAGGCCGCCTGTCGTTTCAAGCGGTTGGAGCCCGAATCCCGGGTGACCATGATCGACCAGACCGCCATGATCTCCTACGGGGGGTGCGGCATTCCCTATTACGTGTCCGGCGACGTGTCGGACGCGTCCGAGCTGTCCACCACCAGCTTCCACATGCTGCGCGACCCGAAGTTCTTCAAGGAGGTCAAGGGGGTGGATGCCCGCATCCTGACCAAGGCCACGCGCATCGACCGCGAGAACAAGTGCGTGGAGGTGGAGAACGTGGCCACCGGCGAGAAGGCGTGCATCGCCTACGACAAGCTGGTCATCGCCACGGGCGCCTCTCCGCGTCGACTGGGACTGCCCGGAGAGGACCTGAAGGGCGTCAACTACGTGGCCAACCCCGGCGACGCCACACGCATCCGCGAGGCCATCTCCAAGGGCGAGGTGAGCAACGCCGTGATTATCGGTGCGGGCTTCATCGGCCTGGAAATGGCCGAGGCCTTCGCCGACATGTGGGGCGTGGAGACCTCGGTGGTGGAGATCACCGGCCAGATCATGCCCCGCCTGGTCAGCCCGACGCTCGCCACCATGGGCCGGAAGCACATGGAGGAGAACGGGATCACCTTCTACTTCGGCGAGACCGTCAAGGCCCTGGAGGGCGAGGACGGCGTGGTCAAGCGCGTCGTCACGGACAAGCGCGTGCTCGACGCCGACGCCGTGATCATCTCGGCGGGCGTCATCCCCAACTCGGACCTGGCCCGGGATGCCGGGCTGGCCGTGCACGAGCGCGGCGGGGTGTACGTCGACGAGTTCATGCGCACCAACGACCCGGACATCTATGCGGGCGGCGACTGCTGTATCGTCCGCAATCTGATCACCGGCAAGGACGCCTTCCTGCCCCTGGGCTCCATGGCCAACCGCCAGGGCCGGATCATCGGCACCAACCTGGCCGGCGGGTCGTCCAAGTTCGACGGCGTGGTCGGCTCCTTCGTGGTCAAACTCTTCGAGACCTCCATGGCGGGCACGGGAATGAGCCTGGAGTCGGCCAAGGCGGCCGGGTTCGACGCCATGTCCGTGCTGCTCATCCAGCTCGACCGGGCCCATTTCTACCCGACCAAGGAGCTGATGACCCTGGAGATGACCGTGGACAAGGCCACCCGCCGCGTGCTCGGCGTGCAGGGCTTCGGTTCCTCGGGCGACGCCATGGTCGGCCGCATCAATGCGGTGGCCGCGCTACTCAAGTCCGCCCCGACCATCGACGACGTGTCCAACATGGAGCTGGCCTATTCCCCGCCGTTCGCCGCGGCCATGGACATCCTCAACACCCTGGCCAACCTGGCCGACAACGCCCTGAACGGCATCAACCGGGGCGTGGGCCCGGCCGGGTTCAAGGAGCTGTGGGACAACCGCGACAAGGACGCCTGCTTCTTCCTGGACTGCCGGGAAAAGGGCGACGCCGACCCCTTCGTGGAACGCAACCCCGGGTGCTGGCACAACGTGCCCCAGGGCGAGATCTACGACCGGCTGGACGAGATCCCCAGGGACCGTCCCATCGTCCTGGTCTGCAACACCGGGGCGCGCTCCTACGAGGCGCAGATCATGCTCGACGACAAGGGCTACAAGGACGTGACCAACATCCACGGCGGCATGGCGGCCATCAAGAAGTACGGCGTGGACTTCTAG
- a CDS encoding PLP-dependent aminotransferase family protein → MSQQFARRMSTVHRSFIREILKVTADPEIISFAGGLPNPELFPVPAMDKAAHEVFANIGATALQYSTTEGDAGLRAIIAERYAKRGLTVDPDTILVTTGSQQILDLGGKIFLDRGDKVVIERPGYLGAIQAFSLFEPEFVTVSLDDDGPNLEELEAAFKAGAKCFYAVPNFQNPSGVSYSLEKRKGVAALCDRYGVLFLEDDPYGELRFLGEDLPSVFSFCKTKGLLCGSFSKIAAPGFRIGWVVAPQKDIYDKLVIAKQAADLHTSTVAQAIMRRYLETNDIEAHVALIRERYGRQRECMVEMIGKYFPEGVTITRPEGGMFLWVTMPDGCSSMELLDMAVRDKVAFVPGRPFYVDGSGENTLRLNFSNSDEARIEEGIKRLGRSIQSFLK, encoded by the coding sequence ATGTCCCAACAATTCGCCCGGAGGATGAGCACCGTTCACCGCTCGTTCATCCGGGAAATCCTGAAAGTCACGGCGGATCCGGAAATCATTTCCTTTGCGGGCGGCCTGCCCAACCCGGAACTCTTCCCCGTCCCGGCCATGGACAAGGCGGCCCACGAGGTCTTCGCGAACATCGGGGCCACCGCCCTGCAATATTCCACCACCGAGGGCGACGCGGGCCTTCGGGCGATCATCGCCGAGCGCTATGCGAAGCGCGGCCTGACCGTGGACCCGGACACCATCCTGGTGACCACCGGCTCCCAGCAGATCCTCGACCTCGGCGGCAAGATCTTCCTGGACCGGGGCGACAAGGTGGTCATTGAGCGGCCCGGCTATCTCGGAGCCATCCAGGCCTTTTCCCTGTTCGAGCCCGAATTCGTGACCGTCTCCCTGGATGACGACGGCCCGAACCTCGAGGAGCTTGAGGCGGCGTTCAAGGCCGGGGCCAAGTGCTTCTATGCGGTGCCCAACTTCCAGAACCCGTCCGGGGTGAGCTATTCCCTGGAGAAGCGCAAGGGCGTGGCCGCCCTGTGCGACCGCTACGGCGTGCTCTTCCTCGAGGACGACCCCTACGGCGAACTGCGCTTTCTGGGCGAGGACCTGCCGAGCGTCTTTTCCTTCTGCAAAACCAAGGGGCTGCTCTGCGGTTCCTTTTCCAAGATCGCCGCGCCGGGCTTCCGCATCGGCTGGGTGGTCGCTCCGCAAAAGGACATCTACGACAAGCTGGTCATCGCCAAGCAGGCGGCAGACCTGCACACGTCCACCGTGGCCCAGGCGATTATGCGCCGCTATCTCGAGACCAACGACATCGAGGCCCATGTGGCCCTTATCCGCGAGCGGTACGGCCGCCAGCGGGAGTGCATGGTCGAGATGATCGGCAAATACTTCCCGGAGGGCGTGACCATCACCCGGCCCGAGGGCGGCATGTTCCTGTGGGTGACCATGCCCGACGGCTGTTCGAGCATGGAGCTTCTGGACATGGCAGTACGGGACAAGGTGGCCTTCGTGCCCGGCAGGCCGTTCTACGTGGACGGCTCGGGCGAGAACACCCTGCGCCTGAACTTCTCCAACTCGGACGAGGCCCGTATCGAGGAGGGCATCAAGCGCTTGGGCCGGTCCATCCAATCGTTTTTGAAGTAA
- a CDS encoding substrate-binding periplasmic protein, with the protein MKRIIALTLFLVLSLTAPRSARAGSFIAMASPYPPYSESYGLSVKGMAVSTLTTIMGMCGMPIGEREIKLMPWAYASESAARQSQRILLNAPRTPQTEHLYKWVGPVDTARIVLIGRKRDHLFIPTRAHLKDYRVATVRWSRPEKILVAGGMEETRLHRSPSHVQALRQLDSGEVDLFAATELGIPCLLAGMGMREEDYTVYFTFDEEPLYFAFSRDTDDQLISRLNQALREIKAAGPQGVGRYDRMVAE; encoded by the coding sequence ATGAAACGCATCATCGCCCTCACGTTGTTCCTGGTTCTGAGCCTGACCGCCCCGCGTTCCGCGCGGGCCGGGAGTTTCATCGCCATGGCCTCGCCCTATCCGCCCTACTCCGAGAGCTACGGACTGAGCGTCAAAGGCATGGCGGTGTCCACCCTGACGACGATCATGGGCATGTGCGGCATGCCCATCGGCGAACGGGAAATCAAGCTTATGCCCTGGGCCTACGCCTCCGAAAGCGCGGCCCGGCAATCCCAACGCATCCTGCTCAACGCCCCGCGCACGCCCCAGACCGAACACCTGTACAAGTGGGTCGGTCCGGTGGACACCGCCAGGATCGTGCTCATCGGCCGCAAGCGGGACCATCTGTTCATCCCCACCAGGGCACATCTCAAGGATTACCGCGTGGCCACGGTACGCTGGAGCCGTCCGGAGAAGATCCTGGTGGCCGGAGGCATGGAAGAGACGCGACTGCACCGCAGCCCGAGCCACGTCCAGGCCCTGCGCCAGCTCGACAGCGGCGAGGTGGACCTGTTCGCGGCCACGGAACTCGGCATACCCTGCCTGCTTGCGGGCATGGGCATGCGTGAAGAGGACTACACCGTCTACTTCACCTTCGACGAGGAGCCCCTGTACTTCGCCTTCAGCCGCGATACGGACGATCAGCTCATCTCGCGCCTCAACCAGGCGCTCAGAGAGATCAAGGCCGCCGGCCCGCAAGGGGTCGGCCGCTACGATCGGATGGTCGCCGAATAG
- a CDS encoding Fe-S-containing hydro-lyase — protein MAEYKLNTPLTDADIEPLRAGDVVFLSGTIYSARDAAHKKLVELLDAGKELPFELTGSAIYYVGPSPAPPGRPIGSAGPTTSYRMDTYAPRLHSLGMKASIGKGKRSDEVKEAMKKYKGVYFGATGGAGALLSNSIVESTVIAFEELGPEAIRAMKVKDFPLLVINDCHGGELYVKPKLDTAG, from the coding sequence ATGGCCGAATACAAGCTGAACACGCCGCTGACGGATGCGGACATCGAACCGTTGCGGGCGGGGGACGTGGTCTTCCTGTCCGGGACCATCTATTCCGCGCGCGACGCGGCCCACAAGAAACTGGTGGAGCTGCTGGACGCGGGCAAGGAGTTGCCCTTCGAACTGACGGGCTCGGCCATCTACTACGTGGGCCCGAGCCCGGCCCCTCCGGGCCGTCCCATCGGCTCGGCCGGACCGACCACCTCCTACCGCATGGACACCTACGCGCCCAGGCTGCATTCGTTGGGCATGAAGGCGTCCATCGGCAAGGGTAAGCGTTCGGACGAGGTCAAGGAGGCCATGAAAAAGTATAAGGGCGTGTACTTCGGGGCCACGGGCGGGGCGGGCGCGCTGCTGTCCAACTCCATCGTGGAATCCACGGTCATCGCCTTCGAGGAATTGGGCCCCGAGGCCATCCGGGCGATGAAAGTCAAGGATTTCCCCCTGCTGGTCATCAACGACTGTCACGGCGGCGAATTGTACGTCAAACCGAAACTTGACACTGCCGGGTAA
- a CDS encoding fumarate hydratase: MREIQGKDVVEAVAAMCMKGNTELPQDVRAKLEQAMAAEDSPSAKEVLRQLLENADLALDTKLPLCQDCGLAVLFVEVGDDCRVVGGNLRDLINEGVRKGYADGYLRKSACDPLTRANTGDGTPAIIHFDMVPGDRLKIAYMAKGGGAENMSRVTMLAPAQGWEGIKKFVIERVAEAGPNPCPPTIIGIGIGGTFEHAAKIAKRSLLRKLDDVHPDPKVAAMEKELEEALNALGIGPMGLGGKTTVLGVKITLEPCHLASLPLAVNVQCHSQRHEEVEL; the protein is encoded by the coding sequence ATGCGAGAGATTCAAGGTAAGGACGTGGTGGAGGCCGTGGCCGCCATGTGCATGAAGGGGAACACGGAGTTGCCGCAGGACGTGCGCGCGAAGTTGGAGCAGGCCATGGCGGCGGAGGATTCCCCGTCGGCCAAGGAGGTCCTGCGCCAGTTGCTGGAGAACGCGGACCTGGCCCTCGACACCAAGTTGCCGTTGTGCCAGGACTGCGGGCTGGCCGTGCTGTTCGTGGAGGTGGGCGACGATTGCCGGGTGGTCGGCGGCAACCTGCGCGACCTGATCAACGAGGGCGTGCGCAAGGGGTATGCCGACGGGTACCTGCGCAAGTCGGCCTGCGACCCGCTGACCCGGGCCAACACGGGCGACGGCACCCCGGCGATCATCCATTTCGACATGGTCCCGGGCGACAGGTTGAAGATCGCCTACATGGCCAAGGGCGGGGGGGCCGAGAACATGTCCCGCGTGACCATGCTCGCCCCGGCCCAGGGCTGGGAGGGAATCAAGAAGTTCGTCATCGAGCGCGTGGCCGAGGCGGGCCCGAACCCGTGTCCGCCGACCATCATCGGCATCGGCATCGGCGGGACCTTCGAGCACGCGGCCAAGATCGCCAAGCGGTCGCTTCTGCGCAAGCTGGACGACGTCCATCCCGATCCCAAGGTCGCGGCCATGGAGAAGGAGTTGGAAGAGGCCCTCAACGCGCTGGGCATCGGCCCCATGGGGCTGGGCGGCAAGACCACGGTGCTCGGCGTGAAGATCACCCTGGAGCCGTGCCATCTGGCCAGCCTGCCGCTGGCGGTCAATGTCCAGTGCCATTCCCAGCGTCACGAGGAGGTTGAACTGTAA